In Primulina huaijiensis isolate GDHJ02 chromosome 6, ASM1229523v2, whole genome shotgun sequence, a single window of DNA contains:
- the LOC140978738 gene encoding uncharacterized protein — translation MPRPGPRPYECVRRAWHSDRHQPIRGFLIQEIFRIVNEVHCSGTRKNKEWQEKLPIVVLRAEEIMYSKASSEAEYSDLKTLWDRVNNAIDTIIRRDEGTEIGELLQPCIEAALLLGCTPRRTSRSQCNDSPRFYLRSQIPGDTSIPPSSSNHKTFGNLATNNPYIICDALYVTPNTKNSVYSCLKFDNHIIQGVNYNDEKSHVLPKKYAPPSDNHHISAQTLNVVNACSVYPLCNINYQFQPSSSNFHSTKPSNSSSCLMDVDKLVTPRNMSLDELVRSSFILPPNHDYTSDK, via the exons ATGCCGAGACCAGGCCCTAGACCATATGAGTGTGTGAGAAGAGCTTGGCACAGTGATAGGCACCAACCCATCAGGGGTTTTCTCATTCAAGAAATCTTCAG GATTGTGAATGAGGTGCACTGCTCAGGTACTAGGAAGAACAAAGAGTGGCAAGAGAAGCTCCCCATTGTTGTCTTGAGAGCTGAAGAAATTATGTATTCCAAAGCTAGTTCTGAG GCCGAGTATTCAGACCTTAAAACCCTCTGGGATAGAGTGAATAATGCCATTGACACTATAATTCGAAGAGATGAGGGTACTGAAATTGGGGAACTTCTGCAGCCTTGTATTGAAG CTGCTCTACTTTTGGGTTGCACTCCAAGAAGAACATCAAGAAGCCAGTGTAATGATTCTCCAAGATTTTACCTCAGGTCTCAGATTCCCGGGGATACCTCTATTCCTCCTAGCAGTTCAAACCACAAAACTTTTGGTAATCTTGCTACCAATAACCCTTATATTATCTGTGACGCCTTATATGTGACACCCAATACAAAGAATTCCGTCTATTCCTGTTTAAAGTTTGACAACCATATTATCCAGGGCGTGAACTACAATGATGAGAAATCTCATGTATTGCCTAAGAAATATGCCCCCCCTAGTGATAACCATCACATATCCGCTCAAACTCTTAATGTAGTAAATGCATGTTCTGTTTATCCTCTGTGCAACATTAATTATCAATTTCAACCAAGCTCCTCAAATTTTCATTCAACGAAGCCTTCGAACTCATCTTCTTGCCTCATGGATGTTGATAAGCTTGTTACCCCACGAAACATGTCCCTGGATGAGCTTGTCCGTTCTAGTTTTATCCTTCCACCCAATCACGACTACACTAGTGATAAATGA